ccagactgtgtcaaaggagaagatcctgtcaagtcaacacaaacatcgcgaccacaatcccaggaataaagtaacacatctgcaggtctgagggccctgtcgttccctccagacaacccaatgtcaacctcctttctcgctgaaatcccagatcgataacaaacatcaacaagggaatcccggacaatattatgtcgatgcttaatacccaccataccagcacaagacaccgcgtgatccctgAAAATATCCCGAGTAAAatcccttgaacaggcagagcatgccgtcgagatagagaacaatggaacacctaaccggtagcacaacacacatcggtaagtctttgcgttcatcgtctgacccaaccccaaaatagggactgcccttagccaagcagaggtgtgatcactctgctgtgatttccataaggccgattgtcggggagataacgaaaaagtggattctgcagaagcggtaacctttgtgaaataaacatctgccaatttcttcatgagtattggggcagtgacctcactcggattacctaaaatatcaaacccaactgttttattaaacagacccaatgcatcttcaaaagcacgaccaagaccaacaatactcgcatgacgtagtagcttggtctgcaatccagcagactgtaatcgagaagccagaaaagcataatgacgaacatctcccgcagaataaacatcaagccctccaaatgcaaatggcaaggtggcaagccgccactgccaatcaccaaacccaggccttgaagcagtaacaatacgctccaaggaagatcgaagggctccatcgaaagcgcgttgagctgcctcaaatatactaggaggacaagtacgcaagaaaaagtagagtttagaaactcccgtacatgccctaagcaacaacaactcacactgaggatcatcaagcttagcaaccttatccataagcgcaatggacttggtcaccctttgcatcaccagttcactactaaaaccaggatcggaacttgcgggggccccaagcaacttaacaccatttaaaggccgagcaatattcggaggaaagacacctattattattattattattattattattattattattattattattattattattattttacaaaacAATCatctaatttttataaattttatttacaTGAGTACAATACAAGCATATCAAACATGATATGGCAACAATGAAAATATTACAGATGTAAACACAACTCAAATAATCTTTACAACGCCAATAGTCCACGAAAAATTGTTTTGATTTAGTCAATTCCAGTAATGGGGCATGACATTATATATGATCCTAAATTAATTAACCATTGATGCTATACGATTTAAATCTTAGATGGATTAGTTTCGAAAAGAGATAAATAGCTTAAGCGCATTAGGAAACACATGTGTCATAATGTTATTGGTCTTTAAGCACACAGACTTGTCAAATTGGAGAGGAAAGAAATGAAGTAAAAGGATTAGTTagagatttggtgttcttgagtttaAGTTTGGAGAGAAAGGAAGTGAAGTGAAGTGAAGAGATTATTTAATGTAATTTTTTCTCTAAAGCTTCCTTCCAAATTGGAAGGATCCTGTTCCTTTCCTTtcctttcatttcatttcatttcatttcatttcatttcatttgtTTCTCAAAATATCTCTGGACAGACCCATAATGTATATTATAGAAAAAAGGGGGCGTAATTTGCCTATTATAATAAACACACAGTTTATGAAAATGTCATATAAGTACTGTACTTTCAGTTTACTTTTCAATTTTACCCTTTTTCTTTATCTTTTAATCATTTCCATATACATaaagggcataatagaacttaatcttcttattcttttctatttatggaagtagacaattaattttgGACATTCAAAAATGAAATACTGGACAATGAATTAGGAACGAATgtcatttgttgactttttaaagtctTTAATTGTCAACTTTAACTGCAAATATTTTCAATtgttttatataatatttgatgaaaattatatgaataaattgagtattaaatgtgttttcattcatataattttcatcaaatattatatagcacaaataaaaatattCACATTTAAAGTTgtcaaagaaaaattttaaaaagtcaacaggtAACACTTTTGTCAAACTGTGCTATATTATGGACCTAACATACGTCACATTCCTCACGTGCCACAAATGCACATTCGATATTATCCTCTTAAGGTTTAAAGATCAAAACTCTCTTCTCTTTAGCGGATCGGAGGGAGTAATTTATAAAATGACTAATATCACACACCGCTACAAATTTATACATTTTCACATATATACAAATGTCGGCTTGAACCCGAAGTCCATAACAATTTAAATTTAGACAAATTGAAACTTATCTGCGATCAATAAAATTTTAGAATATTTTTTAATCTATTGATTTCAATATTGAATAATTTATGTATAATACCGAATAATCGCAAGCCGATAAAGTATTGCcgagtatatatatcatatattcatatatgtCCACCAATCAAAAAGACAAAAGTAGCTGTGTAAACTATACAAGGTGGATTATGTTTATAGGATTttaagaagaagaaagaaagaaactgTAAATGTTACCTTTGAGAGGGTCTATGATTAATATTTTTAGGTGTTACTGCAGTCGCAGTTGATCTTCTAATTGAGGCTATTCTCTGTAGTCTAATCTGTTCTCTGAATTTGGCTATGAATTCATCGGCTTTCTTATCCACGTCTGGACCACCATTATCTGTCGTTATTAAGTCTCCGCTACTATTCTTTTTTGAAGCAAGTTCTTGAAGCTCATcctcatcattattatcatcatcatcatcatcataatcatcatcatcatcatcttcaacatcatcCCTTTCGTCTGATTCTTTTGGTGCTAATGTTTCCACGGAGAATTCTTTCTTGTTTTCACTTGAATTGTTGATAGAAGTTTGcgcattttcatcatcatcatcatcatccttattgtGAGCTACGCCTCTTGTAAGTATGAAGCTTTCAATTTCTTTATCATGTGATAAGTATTCTTGAGTTTCATTTGGCGTTTTAGGTTTAATTTTCAATGTGGCCCCTTCTCTAACCCTGTTCTCACTTGGCACATCTCTTTTAAATTCAATTCCTTTCCCAGCAGCATACATGTTGAATCTTTTGTTGTGGGTGTGGTTTCGATtcaccggtggtggtggtggtggtggaggtggcGGAGGCGGTGCAGGGACTTGTTTGAAAGATGACTTGTTTGAAACCGTATTATTATCAAGCGATTTGTCACTCTCTTTAACATCCATTAATCTTCCGGATCTTGATCTCCATGGTATTGGTGATCGTAGAACCGTATTCTCCTCCTCCTCCTTCTCGGTCC
This window of the Rutidosis leptorrhynchoides isolate AG116_Rl617_1_P2 chromosome 7, CSIRO_AGI_Rlap_v1, whole genome shotgun sequence genome carries:
- the LOC139858004 gene encoding uncharacterized protein — protein: MAEANLDNNSPDLTTKFYTHFLYKAIFVSIFLLLLPLFTTWQAGAGAPDHATASSWELLQLVFVGIAVSYGLFSKRNDETLTEEGSSDTTDSHTYVSRLLQVSSVFDDVVDDDDDDDDLCGRAESRSNSSKIVQKTWNSQYNRGKSSTIVLPKKSCVLDDHDTTTATAEKQSHMLFPVRSFNNKATESSMIKQLNKSYSLRQISSRKLSGTEKEEEENTVLRSPIPWRSRSGRLMDVKESDKSLDNNTVSNKSSFKQVPAPPPPPPPPPPPPVNRNHTHNKRFNMYAAGKGIEFKRDVPSENRVREGATLKIKPKTPNETQEYLSHDKEIESFILTRGVAHNKDDDDDDENAQTSINNSSENKKEFSVETLAPKESDERDDVEDDDDDDYDDDDDDNNDEDELQELASKKNSSGDLITTDNGGPDVDKKADEFIAKFREQIRLQRIASIRRSTATAVTPKNINHRPSQR